The following are encoded together in the Microcaecilia unicolor chromosome 12, aMicUni1.1, whole genome shotgun sequence genome:
- the LRRC3C gene encoding leucine-rich repeat-containing protein 3C, whose product MPLLDWFLRHSFAMWLLLQSFVLMTFCFHSATTFPKGCYQAEEDGYKTFRCSNAQLTEVPKDIPNDTNKLYLDYNQITFIPNDAFQNLPVLMELDLSHNAISRLETGAFRGLSEHLNSLDLSSNKLVSVNKDVFVNLKAKTNLSSNPWLCDCMLQEMIRLVELDPGSSSSILCDKSIQEEHVGKPFLQAVKDVDFCNVYKKTTDIAMLVTMFGWFTMVISYLVYYVRQNQEDARRHLEYLKSLPSKQKKSEESSTISTVV is encoded by the coding sequence ATGCCACTCCTGGACTGGTTCCTTCGCCACTCATTTGCCATGTGGCTACTCCTCCAAAGCTTTGTTCTGATGACATTCTGCTTTCACTCTGCCACCACATTTCCAAAGGGCTGCTACCAAGCAGAAGAGGATGGCTACAAGACCTTCAGGTGCAGCAATGCGCAGCTGACAGAAGTTCCCAAGGACATCCCTAATGACACAAACAAACTGTATCTAGACTATAATCAGATCACCTTCATCCCCAATGATGCCTTCCAGAACTTGCCTGTCTTGATGGAACTGGACCTTTCCCATAATGCAATCAGTAGGCTGGAGACTGGTGCTTTCCGGGGCCTGTCAGAACACTTGAATTCCCTAGATTTGTCTTCAAATAAACTGGTGTCAGTCAACAAAGACGTCTTCGTCAACCTGAAGGCCAAGACCAACCTGTCCAGCAACCCTTGGCTCTGTGACTGCATGCTTCAGGAGATGATCCGGCTGGTGGAGCTCGACCCCGGATCATCCAGTAGCATCTTGTGTGACAAGTCTATTCAGGAGGAGCATGTGGGCAAGCCTTTCCTCCAGGCAGTGAAGGATGTGGACTTCTGTAATGTTTACAAAAAGACAACAGACATAGCCATGTTGGTTACCATGTTTGGCTGGTTCACCATGGTGATTTCTTACCTGGTCTATTATGTCCGTCAGAACCAAGAAGATGCTCGGCGGCACCTTGAGTACCTCAAATCCCTGCCCAGCAAGCAGAAGAAGTCGGAGGAATCCTCCACCATCAGCACTGTGGTATAA